Proteins from a single region of Chlamydia buteonis:
- the sdhB gene encoding succinate dehydrogenase iron-sulfur subunit, whose amino-acid sequence MDIPKTFILKIYRGTPGKQYWESFELALHPGENVISALMEIEKRPINTLGETVNPVVWEQGCLEEVCGSCSLLVNGVPRQACTALIEEYIKETGSREIVLAPLTKFPLIRDLIVDRSIMFDNLQKIQGWVAADVDGEHCGVKVSQKEQELMYALSMCMTCGCCTEACPQINEHNDFIGPAAIAQARLFNTYPGDKQSKKRLRTLMGKKGIEGCGQAHNCVRVCPKKLPLTESISAMGREISKYSLKSLFRSIFKRKKKACDED is encoded by the coding sequence ATGGATATTCCTAAAACTTTTATATTGAAAATCTATCGGGGAACCCCGGGGAAACAATATTGGGAAAGTTTTGAATTGGCCTTGCACCCAGGAGAGAATGTAATCAGTGCTCTTATGGAAATTGAAAAACGTCCTATAAATACTCTAGGGGAAACCGTAAATCCTGTGGTGTGGGAACAAGGATGTTTGGAAGAAGTTTGTGGTTCTTGCTCATTATTAGTAAATGGGGTGCCTCGTCAGGCATGCACAGCTCTTATTGAAGAGTATATAAAAGAGACAGGATCTCGAGAGATTGTTTTAGCTCCTTTAACTAAGTTCCCGTTAATTCGTGATCTTATTGTAGATCGGTCCATCATGTTTGACAATTTACAGAAGATCCAGGGATGGGTAGCTGCTGATGTTGATGGGGAACACTGTGGGGTGAAGGTGTCTCAGAAAGAGCAAGAGCTTATGTATGCCTTATCTATGTGTATGACGTGTGGATGTTGCACGGAAGCCTGCCCTCAAATTAATGAGCACAATGATTTTATAGGCCCGGCAGCCATTGCTCAAGCGCGCTTATTTAATACCTATCCTGGGGACAAACAGTCTAAGAAGCGTCTACGCACTCTTATGGGCAAAAAAGGCATAGAAGGTTGTGGTCAAGCACACAATTGTGTTCGGGTATGCCCGAAAAAGCTTCCATTAACAGAAAGTATTTCTGCAATGGGAAGAGAAATTTCTAAATATTCTTTAAAATCTTTATTTCGTTCGATTTTCAAAAGAAAGAAAAAAGCTTGTGACGAAGATTAA
- the sdhA gene encoding succinate dehydrogenase flavoprotein subunit, whose amino-acid sequence MEAQGCKVIVVGGGLAGLSAAMKLADFGIVVDLVSLTKVKRSHSVCAQGGINAALNLKHEEQDSPYIHAYDTIKGGDFLADQPPVLEMCLAAPRIIRMLDNFGCPFNRTPNGDLDVRRFGGTLYHRTVFCGASTGQQLMYTLDEQVRRRESQGRVNKFENHEFVRLITNSEGRACGIVLMNLFNNRLEVLKGDAVIFATGGPGVIFKMSTNSTFCTGAANGRLFLQGMTYANPEFIQIHPTAIPGIDKLRLISESVRGEGGRVWVPGDSSKTITFPDGSQRPCGETGKPWYFLEDMYPAYGNLVSRDVGARAILQVCEAGLGIDGRMEVFLDVTHLPASTRHKLEVVLDIYRKFTGEDPDKVPMRIFPAVHYSMGGAWVDWPAADDPDRDSRYRQMTNIPGCFNCGESDFQYHGANRLGANSLLSCLFAGLVAGEEAARFITAFGSCRTTSTDFSDALQHEKEENALLLSRSGGENIFILHEEIANVMVRNVTVKRNNKDLKDTIEQLKEFRERLQKVSVHDSSQFANKTFHFIRQMGPMIELALAITKGALLRNEFRGSHYKEEFPQRDDKHWLKTTLASYSSEEPEITYKPVDTRHVQPTLRDYTKSSTGKIEFANVPETIRLPI is encoded by the coding sequence ATGGAAGCACAAGGTTGTAAAGTTATCGTAGTCGGCGGCGGTTTAGCAGGGTTGTCAGCAGCCATGAAATTGGCGGATTTCGGTATAGTGGTTGATCTAGTGTCATTGACAAAAGTAAAAAGATCTCACTCTGTATGTGCTCAGGGAGGAATAAATGCTGCTCTTAATCTTAAGCATGAGGAGCAAGATTCTCCTTATATACATGCTTACGATACAATAAAGGGAGGAGATTTCTTAGCAGATCAACCACCTGTTTTGGAAATGTGTTTAGCTGCGCCTAGAATTATCCGTATGTTGGATAATTTTGGATGCCCTTTTAATCGTACACCTAACGGTGATTTGGATGTCCGTAGATTTGGGGGCACTCTATACCACCGTACAGTATTTTGCGGGGCTTCTACTGGGCAGCAGCTTATGTATACTTTAGATGAGCAGGTGCGCCGTCGTGAGAGCCAGGGACGTGTGAATAAATTCGAGAATCATGAATTTGTAAGATTGATTACCAATAGTGAAGGCAGGGCCTGTGGTATTGTGTTGATGAATTTATTCAATAACCGTTTAGAAGTTTTGAAAGGCGATGCCGTGATTTTTGCTACAGGAGGGCCTGGGGTAATTTTCAAAATGTCTACGAATTCGACATTTTGTACAGGAGCTGCAAATGGGCGTTTGTTCCTTCAGGGCATGACCTATGCAAATCCAGAATTCATACAAATTCATCCCACAGCTATTCCTGGCATTGATAAATTGCGGTTAATATCAGAGTCTGTGCGAGGAGAAGGGGGGCGTGTTTGGGTCCCTGGAGATTCTTCGAAGACTATTACTTTCCCTGATGGCTCACAGCGTCCTTGTGGAGAAACAGGGAAGCCGTGGTATTTCTTAGAAGACATGTATCCTGCTTATGGGAATCTAGTGAGTAGAGATGTCGGCGCTCGTGCTATTTTACAAGTATGTGAAGCAGGGTTAGGAATAGACGGTCGTATGGAAGTTTTCTTAGATGTTACACATTTGCCAGCTTCCACACGACATAAGTTAGAAGTTGTTCTCGATATCTATAGGAAGTTTACTGGAGAAGATCCTGATAAAGTGCCTATGAGGATTTTCCCTGCTGTACACTATTCTATGGGTGGTGCTTGGGTAGATTGGCCCGCTGCTGATGATCCTGATCGTGACAGTCGTTATCGTCAGATGACTAATATTCCTGGATGCTTTAATTGCGGGGAATCGGACTTTCAATATCACGGGGCGAATCGTTTAGGGGCAAATTCGTTATTGTCTTGTCTCTTTGCTGGATTAGTTGCTGGAGAAGAAGCAGCTCGTTTTATTACGGCTTTTGGTTCTTGTCGAACAACTTCTACAGATTTTTCAGACGCACTCCAGCACGAGAAAGAAGAGAATGCTCTTTTACTTTCTAGAAGTGGGGGAGAGAATATCTTTATATTGCATGAAGAGATTGCTAATGTCATGGTTCGAAATGTCACAGTGAAGCGTAATAACAAAGACCTAAAGGACACTATAGAACAGCTAAAAGAGTTTAGGGAAAGACTCCAAAAAGTTTCGGTGCATGATTCTTCCCAGTTTGCTAATAAGACATTCCATTTTATACGTCAGATGGGTCCTATGATAGAGTTAGCATTAGCAATTACTAAGGGAGCATTATTGCGAAATGAGTTCCGAGGTTCTCACTATAAAGAAGAATTTCCCCAACGTGATGACAAACACTGGTTAAAAACAACATTAGCTTCATATTCCTCTGAGGAGCCAGAGATTACCTATAAGCCTGTAGATACGCGTCATGTGCAACCTACGCTACGAGATTATACAAAATCTTCAACAGGGAAAATCGAGTTTGCCAATGTCCCTGAAACTATTCGTTTGCCCATATAA
- a CDS encoding succinate dehydrogenase cytochrome b558 subunit, producing MNEKESCSGAAQKPWKYYTSFVLRCVHSLAGVAFTLFLCEHLFTNMLASSYFKEGSGFVQLVGKFHQIPGLKIIEIVFLALPFTCHAIIGIIYLFQAKTNSKASDGSRPALIYARNIAYTWQRRTAWILLFGLIFHVVQFRFLRYPIHVELHGQTYYVVDIDVSRYAAIVRGTKGFFTINFSAPQFETIRLDKEDLDGSAVSQLLERKAYLLTPNVGTAFLYVVRDSLGSLWMAIFYTILVISAAFHGFNGLWTFCSRWGVVISLRSQTLLRNVCYFAMVIVATMGISVIWNLYSMA from the coding sequence ATGAATGAAAAGGAATCATGTTCTGGAGCTGCTCAGAAACCATGGAAGTACTACACTAGCTTTGTTTTACGTTGTGTTCATTCTTTAGCAGGAGTTGCGTTTACGTTATTTCTTTGTGAGCATTTGTTTACCAATATGCTTGCTTCTTCTTATTTTAAGGAAGGCAGTGGTTTTGTTCAGTTAGTGGGCAAATTTCATCAGATCCCTGGTCTTAAGATCATAGAAATTGTTTTTTTAGCCCTACCGTTTACTTGTCACGCTATCATAGGTATCATCTATCTTTTTCAAGCGAAAACTAATTCAAAAGCTTCTGATGGCAGCAGACCCGCTTTAATTTATGCGAGAAATATTGCCTATACTTGGCAGAGAAGAACTGCTTGGATTTTACTTTTCGGTCTTATTTTTCACGTGGTTCAGTTTCGTTTTCTTCGTTATCCTATTCATGTAGAACTGCATGGGCAAACATACTATGTTGTAGATATTGACGTTTCTCGGTATGCAGCAATAGTTCGTGGCACTAAAGGATTTTTTACTATAAATTTTTCAGCTCCTCAATTTGAAACTATTCGTTTGGACAAAGAGGATCTTGACGGCAGCGCGGTTTCTCAATTATTAGAAAGAAAAGCGTATCTCCTGACTCCTAATGTTGGGACTGCTTTTCTTTATGTTGTTCGGGATTCTTTAGGATCCTTATGGATGGCAATTTTTTATACTATTCTTGTGATTTCTGCAGCTTTTCACGGGTTTAACGGTCTCTGGACATTTTGTTCAAGATGGGGTGTAGTCATATCTTTACGTTCCCAAACTCTTTTACGTAATGTATGTTATTTTGCCATGGTCATAGTCGCTACCATGGGCATTAGTGTGATTTGGAATTTGTATAGCATGGCATAA
- a CDS encoding TatD family hydrolase produces the protein MDLADAHLHLSDEAFVEDADDVIHRAQDSGISLLVNVTTTIDELDKSFRYAARFPDLRFCHVAGTPPQDAHTDIDEHFHYFQGFAQAGKLAAIGEVGLDYCFAEDSPAKERQKEVLKKYLSLALDCELPLVVHCRGAFDDFFHMLDLYYHNDERSCPGMLHCFTGTLHDAEELLSRGWYISISGIVSFKNAEDLRSVVAQIPLEHLLIETDAPFLAPTPHRGKRNEPAYITHTIKTIAHLHGMDPQNLADIARRNVLRFLEGRKKG, from the coding sequence ATGGATTTAGCAGATGCTCACTTACATCTTTCAGATGAGGCTTTTGTTGAGGATGCTGATGATGTGATCCATCGTGCACAAGATTCCGGGATATCTCTCCTTGTTAATGTAACCACAACTATAGACGAGCTTGATAAATCGTTTCGTTATGCCGCACGTTTCCCTGATTTGCGTTTTTGTCATGTTGCTGGAACTCCTCCTCAAGATGCTCATACAGACATAGACGAACATTTTCACTATTTCCAAGGCTTTGCCCAGGCAGGGAAATTAGCGGCTATTGGTGAGGTAGGTTTAGATTATTGTTTTGCTGAAGATAGCCCTGCTAAAGAACGTCAAAAGGAAGTGCTGAAGAAATACTTATCCCTTGCTTTAGATTGCGAATTACCTCTTGTGGTGCACTGTCGTGGAGCTTTTGATGATTTTTTCCATATGCTAGATCTATATTATCATAATGATGAACGCTCTTGTCCCGGTATGCTCCACTGTTTTACAGGTACACTACATGATGCTGAAGAATTACTTTCTCGTGGATGGTATATCTCCATTAGTGGGATTGTTTCATTTAAAAATGCTGAAGATCTCCGTTCTGTAGTTGCTCAAATTCCTCTTGAGCATTTGTTAATAGAAACGGATGCTCCTTTTCTCGCTCCTACTCCGCATCGGGGAAAGAGAAATGAACCTGCTTATATAACGCATACGATAAAAACTATTGCTCATCTTCATGGTATGGATCCTCAGAATCTTGCGGATATAGCGCGAAGGAATGTTTTGCGATTCTTGGAGGGAAGAAAAAAAGGTTAG
- a CDS encoding protein-disulfide reductase DsbD family protein → MNKIKKYFQTLLVAFLFSLPAFNGYGQKLRAAEPVIETASPGATLISEGSHIPKGAIFRLGIKIAAPQGSHIYWKNPGEVGSPLRINWILPKGFIVEEEHWPTPKVFEEEGATFFGYDDHAFIVAGIRAPESVDDQESVVLKAHVEWLACGESCVPGNVDLELSLPYRDGAAILYPERTTEFAQTLQTQPRLLKDQTITLGRSQDGEIILNIAGQKNRAEKAWFISEKADKIFAYSEEAINEASGTAWKLKIKTLSGVQKNQELQGILLLTDKAGGEVESFAVRGQISESESGTPALWNYVTIIAMAFLGGLLLNIMPCVLPLVTLKVYGLIKSAGENRSSVIINGLCFTLGVVGCFWGLAGVASLLKMLGHNIGWGFQLQEPMFVATLVIVFFLFALSSLGLFEMGTMFASLGGKLQSTESGGSKNKAVGAVFNGVLATLVTTPCTGPFLGSILGLVMSLSFMKQLMIFTSIGLGMALPYLIFSIFPKMLSVLPKPGSWMSTFKQLTGFMLLGTVTWLAWIFGSETSTTALIILLAGLWLAGIGAWILGKWGTPVSPKKDRVIASTLFLGFVAGALSLSFVASKHFAEATETVVVQENNVWQPFSATKLAQLRKEGHAVFVNFTAKWCLTCQMNKPVLYASVVQEKFKEHGVVTLEADWTRKDPGITEELARLGRASVPSYVYYPADQSDPIVLPEKITQSILEDMVFSKN, encoded by the coding sequence ATTCCTAAAGGTGCGATATTCAGATTGGGGATTAAGATAGCGGCTCCTCAAGGAAGTCATATTTATTGGAAGAATCCCGGCGAAGTGGGTAGTCCATTGAGAATTAATTGGATTTTGCCCAAGGGATTCATAGTTGAAGAAGAACATTGGCCAACTCCCAAAGTTTTTGAGGAGGAGGGTGCGACATTCTTTGGTTATGACGATCATGCTTTTATAGTTGCAGGTATCCGTGCTCCTGAGAGTGTAGATGATCAAGAATCTGTGGTGTTAAAAGCGCATGTTGAATGGTTGGCTTGTGGAGAGAGTTGTGTCCCGGGAAATGTTGATCTAGAATTATCGCTACCTTATCGTGATGGCGCTGCTATCTTATATCCTGAAAGAACTACAGAGTTTGCTCAAACTTTACAAACACAACCTCGTCTATTGAAAGATCAGACAATTACTTTGGGACGTAGTCAAGATGGCGAGATCATTTTAAACATTGCCGGACAAAAAAACCGCGCTGAGAAGGCTTGGTTTATTTCAGAGAAGGCGGATAAGATTTTTGCTTATTCTGAAGAGGCGATTAATGAAGCTTCGGGAACGGCTTGGAAGCTGAAGATAAAAACCCTTTCAGGGGTTCAGAAAAATCAGGAGTTGCAAGGGATTTTATTGCTTACAGATAAAGCTGGTGGCGAGGTGGAATCGTTCGCAGTCCGTGGTCAAATTAGTGAGTCGGAATCGGGAACACCTGCATTATGGAATTATGTCACGATTATTGCTATGGCGTTCCTCGGGGGACTTCTTCTTAATATTATGCCCTGTGTTTTGCCTTTAGTAACTCTTAAAGTTTACGGATTAATTAAATCTGCTGGGGAGAACCGATCATCTGTAATTATCAATGGCTTATGCTTCACTTTAGGGGTAGTGGGCTGTTTTTGGGGGTTGGCAGGGGTTGCTTCTCTTTTAAAAATGTTAGGGCATAACATTGGTTGGGGCTTCCAGCTTCAAGAGCCTATGTTTGTCGCAACCTTGGTTATAGTGTTCTTCTTGTTTGCCTTGAGTTCTCTAGGCTTATTCGAAATGGGCACGATGTTTGCTTCCCTTGGAGGGAAACTTCAATCCACAGAGTCTGGAGGCTCTAAAAATAAAGCTGTAGGAGCTGTATTTAATGGAGTGTTAGCAACATTAGTAACTACACCATGTACAGGACCTTTTTTAGGTTCTATACTAGGTTTAGTTATGTCTTTATCGTTCATGAAGCAATTAATGATATTTACATCGATAGGCTTAGGAATGGCATTGCCATATCTTATATTTTCTATTTTTCCTAAGATGCTTTCCGTTCTCCCTAAACCTGGAAGTTGGATGAGCACATTTAAGCAGCTTACTGGGTTTATGTTATTAGGTACGGTAACTTGGTTAGCGTGGATCTTTGGTTCAGAAACAAGTACTACAGCGTTAATCATCCTCCTTGCAGGATTATGGCTTGCAGGTATAGGTGCTTGGATTTTAGGGAAATGGGGTACGCCAGTTTCTCCTAAGAAAGACAGGGTTATTGCTTCAACATTATTTTTGGGATTTGTTGCAGGAGCTCTATCTTTAAGTTTTGTCGCTTCAAAGCATTTTGCCGAAGCAACAGAAACTGTAGTTGTTCAGGAGAATAACGTTTGGCAACCATTTTCAGCTACGAAACTTGCTCAATTGCGTAAGGAAGGACACGCGGTGTTTGTGAACTTTACAGCTAAGTGGTGTTTAACTTGTCAGATGAATAAGCCCGTATTGTATGCAAGTGTTGTACAAGAGAAGTTTAAAGAACATGGAGTGGTTACTTTAGAGGCGGATTGGACACGTAAGGATCCAGGGATTACTGAGGAGCTAGCACGTTTAGGTCGTGCAAGTGTTCCTTCTTATGTCTACTATCCTGCGGATCAGTCTGATCCCATAGTGCTTCCCGAGAAGATAACACAATCCATTCTCGAAGATATGGTGTTTTCTAAAAATTAA